The Vespula pensylvanica isolate Volc-1 chromosome 14, ASM1446617v1, whole genome shotgun sequence sequence ttttatttcgttgattaatatcattattataatatcgatttcgttATTACAGTTGGCGGATTGTTATCAGGAAATCCAGAAGAGAATCCATTTTGGTGGAACGCGAATCACGTGTAGGTATTGTCCATCGAGATATTCCGACGCTTAGCATTTTcaacaattatttaattatgctaacgtttaatgtttctttctcctttcgtttattaattaaaggTTTGTACCGTATTGTACGAGCGACAGCTGGAGCGGTACGAGAACCTCGCCCAACGATATGTTTTCCTTTATGGGAGCTGAGATCGTCTCACAGGTTGTACGAGATCTGATACCGCTTGGCCTTGAGAATGCAAGCTCGTTGTTACTGGCTGGTAGCAGTGCAGGTGGAATTGGTGTTATGCTTAACCTCGATCACGTCCAAAATTTGGTTCATCAGGAATTAGGTTAGTAACGTTACGTTATCTTATACATAACaatgtttctttataattttataaataattatttttcactcATCTTATTAATCGAATTGTTTCGATTACAGGATTAAAACACATAGCCATACGCGGTGTCTCCGATTCAGGCTGGTTTCTGGACAGAGCACCATACTCACCGAATGGTCTATCACCTGTCGATGCTGTTCACAAAGGAATGGAACTTTGGAAAGCACGTATACCACACAATTGCGTCGTTAAACATCCGGACGAACCTTGGAGATGTTATTTTGGTTATCGTCTTTATCCGACCTTGACTGGTAAgtcattatttattcgattaactACAGAAAGATCTTGACGATTTGACGacgaaagaattaaagaaaaaaaaaaaagaaatctgcTAATCGATCttggttaaataaatataatgattaaatCCTAATCgaggaaatatttataaacatctTTACTAATGCGCAGCTCCGTTGTTCGTCTTTCAATGGCTCTTCGACGAGGCTCAAATGTCGGCTGACAATGTTGGTGCACCTGTTACGAAACAACAATGGGATTATATTCACAAAATGGGTGACAGTTTGAGGCAGACTTTCGAAAACGTCACCGCTGTCTTTGCACCGAGCTGCATCAGTCACAGTGTTTTAACGAAGAGGGATTGGCAGTTGGTTAAAATCGACGAGGTTTCATTGGCACAGGCTTTGCATTGTTGGGAACAAATGCCACTTGGAAATCATCGTAACGAGTGAGTTCAAGTTTCTATGGTGAACAATGTAACGTgacgaattttatttcgttggaaacatttttatatttaacaaatgaaCATTCGCGCCTGAAGATTGACAACACTACGTACCGCGTCGGTAATAGCAGTTTTTAATATTCCCCTGTTAACAGGCAACTGTTCATACACGTTAAACAATCAACATTTCGAAATTTATCATTAGTCATATTATACGGTTCACCTTTATAatttaaacacacacacatatatctcacgtatgaaaaaaatttctttatatctatatatctaatttGTCTAATTAATAAGGCGATCAATTAACgatctatttttcatttcaattcgtAGTACTCATTCCGAGATCGAGACGAATCAGCCCTGTACGAAATCATTAAGGAAACTTCTTCGTTCCGGTCTCACGAAAAACAACGGGACCTTGGTCCAACTTGGAAGgtctgaaaaaaataatttatcaactgagacgagaaagaagagttaTTCGAACGGCGTAGTTAAAATTGACGAGAAAGGAACTAGTACGACTTCCGGtccagaaagagaaaataaaaagagaaggagaagaaagcaTAAGGGTCGAAGAAGGGATAGAAACAAGGATGGaaggatgaaaaaggaaaaacacgagagaagaaaggccTCGGGTAAAGAGTCCAcgttttgtttaaaaatataaacgttttctttgtcaatttttttttctctcttttatgtttataatatacatatgtattatgagtgacgtttgtttttttttcttctttctttttttctttttctttttttttttttttttttaatttttctgtttttctttttgttcttttttttttctttctaaataagaaaaaaaagaaaaaaaccacactactcgtatatatttatgaaaaattgtttgttcatttatcaaataacAATGTTGTGATCTTATTGAGAATATGTATTTTGTAGATATAAACTGTGTGTTCTTAATAAATCTCAGAATGAATAATTTACATCACATTTGTTTTGGGGTTCCCGTGTTGATTCCAAATATCAATCGTGTAAACCTACATTATTCGAATATTGCAATTCTTAAcataattttaacgaaacgatattGAAGATCAGAAAAAGTAAAGCAAAAATTGAgagcgaaataaaataataagaaaaaacaatgtcGATTCgcattattattcattctcGTATGAAACCTTGATGACGGAGcgtgttgaaaaaaaaaaaaattaaaaaaataaaaaaaaaaataaaaaaaaatagaaaagaaaaaaaggagaaagaaagggaaaagaaaattattggaaaaaatGTCGGTCAAcgaagaaataaggaaaaacaaatgaagaaaaagaaatttttttttaacgtcgaCGTGCGATTTTTAGCTGacctaaaaagagaaataagataaaaaaataaagagaaaacaataatgataattaataataataacaacagcaataataataataataacaataataataataacaataataataataataataataataataataataataataataataataataacaacaacaacaacaacaacaacaacaaagatactaataatattaataataataacaacaataacaataataataataatagtaatagtaatagtaataataataataataataataataataataataataaaagaagagatcaaataataataaaaatgaaaaaaaaggaacaagaaaaaacgatttgaaaaaacgTAACCAAACGAAATTGCAGGACGGCGAAAAAGTGGGAAACAAAGTAACGACAACAACACACACGCAGGAATGTTCAATGGTACGAGGCCACAACGTTCGGTGATACCTAATGGAAAACGGAAATGCATCCAGGGCTGTCACTTCCGGTTGATCGAGCGTTGCACTTGGCCGCAATGCAATCACAGCTGTCCAAAGCTTCACAATCCGTTCACAGGCGAAGAGATGGACTTTATCGAGTTACTTAAGAGCTTCGGTCTCGACATGAAGAGCGTAGCTAATGCCCTCGGCATCGACATACAAACCTTGAACAGTATGGACCACGATGAGCTCTTGAATCTTCTTACGCAGCAAGCCaactaataaattttcaaagtaaGCTTAACAACCATCttcgttatataataattttttttgcataCCAAAATGTACATACGATATTATCGCTATTGggattcgttcttttttctttttttttttttttttcttctttttcttttttcgagatcGTTCAATaatcttttcgatatttatcctttatatttttttaatttcttttctttttttttttttaattctgctttcttcttttctgtttctttatcttcgttttgaattaaaattttattcttgcGAGAGTCCTGCGATAgtatttgtttttcaattaattaattaattaattaattaattggtaCGTACGAGGgatagtaatttttttatttaattcaatcgTAACAAACACGAATCGCGCTTATTTGACTTAGAGTAGAATCGATTACAACCAAATTGCGAATGTACATAGGATTTACCGTAGGATCAACGTTgttcttatatttatcttcctatttttttctctttctttctttctttcttcctttgggaccaaaattttcttacgagtcatttaattaatttatcgaattaatcgatcaGTACGATAGattgtaatcttttttctcaattgtCATCGTTAACGAATTTGAATTCGTCTTGAATAGAATCGATTATGCATCGCTTCGATTacgtcgaataataattttttattaaatcgacgTTGTTCAACCAAAACGTAACTGTACATACGATTTTAATCATAAGATTCACGTCGTCGAGATTCTTGcataattcttttcatttttcattctcacctttttttctttttttgttgcatttgatctaaaattttcttacgaGTAGTATGACTGTTcctaaattaaattaattaattcatagagtaatttcattgttaattaatactaAAATGAATCGATTACGTTTCATTCACCTGTCGTTGATCGTTTAAAATGCTGACTCAGATTAATTCTCCGAAGAGCACTTGACGTTTCTTCGGAATATGCAACAGACAACGATACAGAATGTCGGCACGCTTTCTGAATTTCGAGGTGGTCTTTTTCGagacttgaaagaaaaagaaaagaaaagaaaaagaaatcttcgtAAAAAGTGCTAATGTCTGTGGCGAAACCGTGTAACGTCGTAACGTCGAGTAGTAAACTAGGTCGGGTATGTGTACGTTTCATGAATGAAAGTTCATTGACCTGCATATAACGACCTTTGAATATCTGTGCCTGTTCAAAGCGCAGACGCACAAGAGTTGACTCgtattaaagatttttattttattacgaattttatttaaacaaatatcttCTCATTTACgcgtaatttaaattattgccttttcttcttttttttttttatttcgtttgttgGAATAGTGCAAGCGATCGTGAATaactttcgataaaattgtatattttattttcgcgtgAAAATACCGGTAATTGCGAAAATGACCTCTGTCAAAATTGaacttatcaaatattttgtattacatCGATTTtacgttataaaaaagaaaattaaaaaataaaaaagaataaatttatatgtatatatataaatgtgtatgtaGAATTTTGgtcattttcataataatcggtgtgtgtgtatatatatatatatatatatatatatatatatgtatgtatgtatgtatgtatgtatcgtaatttattatagCCCGTAAGTCGACTAATCAATTTTAAGATTAATTGTCTGTCGGAAAGTTGACAGGTTATCTCGTGTAaactcgttaaatattttccgtgaaaaaaaaagaaaaaaggaaaaaggaaggagaaggaacaATTGCATAACGCGTAGGTAGTTTCAACTCGTGTAACGAGTTTACATCGGATGAATGAAAGATTTGTATTaaagcaaatgaaaaaaaatttttcgtaaCCTCGACGGTGTTATCGCCGTGAGATTAAATTGTACAGTAAAGAAAAACCAGCTTCATAGACTGATTAAATTATCTACCTCAACGAATCAAATCGTGTTAATGATCTTCGTGCACCGTTTAGATTAAAGCGATATGTTAAtgcgtattaaaaaaatatatatacatatgtatatatatatatatatatatatatatatacatatatgtgtaattgaatttgtaaaattttgtaacgaatattgtaaaatagtcgtccttttaatattataatatttatttcttttacacgcgtacgtttatatttatatgtcaATAAGATATGACGGTATCATCTCATTGACATATTTTCACGTGTTCATTccgtttaaaattatattaagatGAGTATTGTTAGAGAGGATGTATAAACAAATATGTCTTTGTCTTTGTGTACCATATAATTTGTAATCATAAATAAGTCTgagattgtaaataaattgtatatctgttgtaattaattttattttattgttttaacttatttttaactctgatcgaatatttccattttaaaggagattttatttatgtaaattatgaataataattaaaaaggaagggaTGTGTCCAAAGGGTTGTATGTCACAAGGAGCTCGATGAAAATGTTGCTTACCAGTGCCATCTAGCAatctgttatattttttacaagtgCATAACCGGTTGCATATCCAAAGGGTTTGTAGTGAGCTTGTGTAAATGTTTGCCTACCGTCGGGGATTACAGTtccaatttttgttattacaatTCAACCCTAGATGGCAGTTAACACACAAACTATAGACATCGATgatctataaatatagatcttaagctaataaataaatttaaaaatatatcgtgatatagatagatagatagagagagagaaagatttatcaTGTTCGTACAATGTTAATAAACTTATTAACAGAAGTAAgcgattaaacgaaaaaaaaaaaaaaaaaatacattaatttcGCAacttaaaatgataaaaaaacgATTACACTGATCGAGTAATATATAGCAAAAAGAATGCAATTTTACTTCAGCGGTAAAAAGGTAACaagttaataaaaacaaagacaagtagtatatacacacaaagtAACTTAAAAACGAAGCAAACACAAATAGAttggttttttatttctttgtttctttttttttttttttttttgtttttcaactaaacaaaagagagatagacgagAACGACAATGTGACAGTAATTCTTCagaatatatttacaagaGCAGTACAAAGAATAACTCGATATTACACGTATATTCATTACATAGACTAACAAGTAATAGGTAAGCAGGTGAacagtttaaatattaatcgagGCACGTGATAATAAGGCATTTCTACAGAGGATAGATACGATCGTACACACATAAGACAGAGAAATCCGTATCgctgcttttctctttcctttttctttcttctcttatcgtTATCTCATCTTTCattcatcgattttcgataaattttgagATACCCGAAATACATTTACGCGCGCGCATGTGCGTttaaatgtgtgtatgtgtttgtatatctGTTCaaacatgtgtatatatatatataaatattatatatatatatatatatatatatatatatattatgtatgtatgtgtgtatatatatttatgtatataatatatttttttttttacgacgtgAGGGTGTCTCTAATTGAACGTACTAAAAGATGCATAATTATTCTCTTAGAGGTAAGTacgattatcattattattagcgAGATATGTCTGTTCCATGTTGTTTTCATTCACAACGATCGCTATCTTACATGTTTACAATCGCATAAGTTTACATATTAGTGGACGTCACAATGAAAAATCATGTCAGTGTTACACAGTGCAAACATATCGTGTGCCACACTGAATTAAATTACCAACgttaattgttatttcattattattattattatttattcattattattattattattattattattattattattattattaatattattattaattttttttttatcttgttgCCTTTTACATCGTAAAGAGTGTGCATAAgacatgatataatatatcgaggTCCCTCTAAATTGTTTTTATCCGAGTTTGTTTGCTATgtttgcatgtatgtatgtatgtatgtatgtatgtatggatgtatgtatgtatgtatgcatttatgAATGATATTCATCATATGTGTGAGAAGGacgaatagtaataattaataatattttttctgtcttcttttcttttctttcccccttccttctcttccttctcacGAGAATGAAAAGGCGTAATTTCAACGTGTACGCGTaaaatgtatgtttgtatgtaagAAGAAGATAGTCCTTATAAATCGAATCCATTTACTTTGACGTATAGACAACAGGTAAGTAGGTAagttacgtacatacatacgatttCTGTGTGCGTGGCATATAAGAGAacaactttaataataatgataataattatataaaaaacaaaaaaaaaaggaaaaacaaaaaaaaaacaaggaaaaagaaagaatcgagtTCGTTTGCATTAAAGAAATTTCAGtatgatcgatagatcgagatatttttaaatagatgaATCGTGGAAGAGTaggccaaaaaaaaaagaacttggaTAACAAAACGATATAGTAACgtggtaaaaaaaataaagagagagagagagagagagagagagagagagagagagaaggtaggaGTTAGAGGAGAGAAAAACTGTACGTGATtagatgaaattaataaaaaatgtaaagaggGTGTTTTTTCACGATCTCATCGATCATACTGTATGCGACCTTGTTAACGCAAACAtctacgtatacgtgtataaagaaaatttatgatagttattcgaacgataacagaaaagaacgattataaaaattatatatatgtatactatgcgttttgtatatgcgtgtatagaAAAATTGTGTTCCTTGTTTCTTATCACATGTACAATGGCTCTcgcaaaatttataattagacTTCATGACTTTTCAGTTCTCTCTCACTCGATTCGATGCTGTAATAAATCCTCGCGAAGCATTTGTGTTTTTGTtcgtagatattttcttttttctttttttttcttttttttttcttcgtatcatcatttctcttcttttctcttctcttctcttcttttcttttcttttcttttctcttcttttctcttttttttttttttttttatttattttgtattgttttttatagaaaaagaaaaaaaaaaagaacaagaaaaagaaaaacatcgagagagaaaaagaaaaaaagaataagaaaaaaaaaattgattgagatttaatgaaacgagaaagaaaatgaatttagtTCCgtcttttcatttcgttaacATTGTTAACGTTGTTGCGTTggagaaaagattttaatttttcattgactAACATAAAAATTAGCTCATTTCATTCGTTACACGTCATTGTACATTATATAGATCGATGTTGTgtgtaaataatatgtaattataattattatgatattaattttataatcactCTTCATATGACCCTTTACGTCCGtcagtatttttaaaatgtgCCCCTATAAATGCAGTCACTGCGGAAAGTGATAAACATGATTACTTTTCTTATAGTTATACctcacgatatatatatatatatatatatatatatatatttatatatagagatatagattat is a genomic window containing:
- the LOC122634184 gene encoding palmitoleoyl-protein carboxylesterase NOTUM, with translation MRTELQMSLCLAALILTIVAEDKPTNTVSVSSNSPGLQSNTLQKLIKILEKYGLEEQRGLKRVYLSNRSITCNDGSQAGFYLRKSHGSKRWIIFLEGGWYCYDHKSCRNRWLKLRHLMTSTQWPETRDVGGLLSGNPEENPFWWNANHVFVPYCTSDSWSGTRTSPNDMFSFMGAEIVSQVVRDLIPLGLENASSLLLAGSSAGGIGVMLNLDHVQNLVHQELGLKHIAIRGVSDSGWFLDRAPYSPNGLSPVDAVHKGMELWKARIPHNCVVKHPDEPWRCYFGYRLYPTLTAPLFVFQWLFDEAQMSADNVGAPVTKQQWDYIHKMGDSLRQTFENVTAVFAPSCISHSVLTKRDWQLVKIDEVSLAQALHCWEQMPLGNHRNDTHSEIETNQPCTKSLRKLLRSGLTKNNGTLVQLGRSEKNNLSTETRKKSYSNGVVKIDEKGTSTTSGPERENKKRRRRKHKGRRRDRNKDGRMKKEKHERRKASGRRKSGKQSNDNNTHAGMFNGTRPQRSVIPNGKRKCIQGCHFRLIERCTWPQCNHSCPKLHNPFTGEEMDFIELLKSFGLDMKSVANALGIDIQTLNSMDHDELLNLLTQQAN